GCGTTCCAGATCCAGCGCAAAGAGGACAAGCGCCTGCTGCCCTACATGATCGGCGCGTTCGTGCTGATCGTGGCTGCCGCCGTGGTCGCCGGGGTGCTCATCGGCGGGTTCACGATGTACACGCTCATCCCCCTCGGCGTGGTGCTGGGCGCGCTGGTCGCGTTCATCATCTTCGGCCGCCGGGCCCAGAAGTCGGTGTACAAGAAGGCCGAAGGCCAGACCGGTGCCGCGGCCTGGGCACTGGACAACCTGCGCGGTAAGTGGCGCGTCACCCCCGGCGTCGCCGCGACGGGTCATTTCGACGCGGTGCACCGGGTGATCGGCCGTCCCGGCGTCATCTTCGTCGGCGAGGGTTCGGCCACCCGCGTCAAGCCGCTGCTGGCGCAGGAGAAGAAGCGGACCGCACGCCTGGTCGGCGAGATTCCGATCTACGACATCGTGGTCGGCAACGGCGAGGGCGAGGTGCCGTTGTCCAAGCTGGAGCGGCACCTGAACAAGCTCCCGGCGAACATCACGGTCAAGCAGATGGACTCGATCGAGTCCCGGCTTGCCGCGCTGGGTACCAAGACCGGCCCGGCCGGGTTGCCCAAGGGGCCGATGCCGGCGGGCGCGAAGATGCGCGGTGTGCAGCGCACCGTGCGCCGGCGCTGATACTCAAACGCCGAGCGTGAACAAGATCGCGAGAATCCTCGGGAATCCCGCGATCTTCTTCACTTCCGGGGTGCGCTGCTAGCGGCGCACCACCGCGGTCTTGGAAGCCAGATCGTGCAGGCCGCGATGGTCTGCGTCGGTGAACAGGGCCGGAATCACCAGCACGATCAACAGGTTGCGGACGAGAGCACGGCCCAATCCGACATGGTCACGGCCGTCAAGCGGGATCACGCCCAGGCCGAGCAGGTACTGGCCCGGGGTGAATCCGAACAGCCGGACCGCCGCGACACCGATCACCAGCCAGACCAGCAGGGTGATGTTGCGGGATTCCACCGAGTACAGCAGCTGCTCACGGCTCATCAGCCCCAGCGATAAAGCCAGCACACCGGTGAGACCCAGGGCGACCAGCCAGTCGACCAGGAGGGCGGCGATGCGCCGCCCGAACCGCGCGACCGAACCCGGCCCGGATTCGGGCAGGCCGAGGCGCTCACCGGGGTATTTCCCCCGGCCGTCCTGCCCGTCGTTGCCGTCATCGGCGTTGAAAGGTCCGGGTCCGGACAGCCAAGTTCCCATCGAGCGCGCCATAGGGCCAGAATAGGCGGGGTCGGTTACGTGGCGGTCGGTAGCTCACGTCACACAGAACCGGCATTGCGTAACTTCCGCGCAACATACGGTTGATGACTGCGCAACATCGTGTCCTTAGCGTCAACCCGCGGGTTACCAGTAAAGGAGAACACTCAGTGGCAGAAAAGACGTCCGACGACATCTTCAAGCTGATCAAGGACGAAAACGTCGAGTACGTCGACATTCGCTTCTGCGATCTGCCCGGCGTCGTCCAGCACTTCTCGATCCCGGCGTCGGCGTTCGATGAGAGCGTCTTCGAGGACGGCCTCGCGTTCGACGGCTCGTCGGTCCGCGGCTTCCAGTCGATCCACGAATCCGACATGATGCTGCTGCCGGATCCCGACACCGCGCGCATCGACCCGTTCCGCGCCGCCAAGACGCTGAACCTCAACTTCTTCGTGCATGACCCGTTCACCCGCGAGGCCTACTCCCGCGACCCGCGTAACGTCGCCCGCAAGGCGGAGAACTACCTGACCAGCACCGGCATCGCCGATACCTGCTACTTCGGCGCCGAGGCAGAGTTCTACATCTTCGACTCGGTCAGCTTCGACTCCAAGATGAACGGCACCTTCTACGAGGT
The genomic region above belongs to Mycolicibacterium sp. HK-90 and contains:
- a CDS encoding RDD family protein encodes the protein MARSMGTWLSGPGPFNADDGNDGQDGRGKYPGERLGLPESGPGSVARFGRRIAALLVDWLVALGLTGVLALSLGLMSREQLLYSVESRNITLLVWLVIGVAAVRLFGFTPGQYLLGLGVIPLDGRDHVGLGRALVRNLLIVLVIPALFTDADHRGLHDLASKTAVVRR
- a CDS encoding DUF4191 domain-containing protein, with product MAKTRNAAETKAAKAEAKAARKAASKQRRSQLWQAFQIQRKEDKRLLPYMIGAFVLIVAAAVVAGVLIGGFTMYTLIPLGVVLGALVAFIIFGRRAQKSVYKKAEGQTGAAAWALDNLRGKWRVTPGVAATGHFDAVHRVIGRPGVIFVGEGSATRVKPLLAQEKKRTARLVGEIPIYDIVVGNGEGEVPLSKLERHLNKLPANITVKQMDSIESRLAALGTKTGPAGLPKGPMPAGAKMRGVQRTVRRR